A region from the Streptomyces tsukubensis genome encodes:
- a CDS encoding class II fumarate hydratase, with the protein MSAADGTDGTGTNTPTTTGSGGAGGDGRYRVEHDSMGEVRVPADAKWRAQTQRAVANFPVSGQRLEPSHIAALARVKAAAAVVNARLGVLEEDVAGAIAAAAAEVAAGRWDDQFPVDVFQTGSGTSSNMNMNEVLATLAEERLGRPVHPNDQVNASQSSNDVFPSSIHIAATAAVTGELIPALEQLAGSLERKAGEFARVVKSGRTHLMDATPVTLGQEFGGYAAQVRYGVERLRSSLPRLAELPLGGTAVGTGINTPPGFPAAVIAEVARATGLPLTEARDHFEAQGARDGLVETSGQLRTIAVSLTKIANDLRWMASGPRTGLAEINLPDLQPGSSIMPGKVNPVVPEAVLMVAAQVTGNDTTVAVAGAAGNFELNVMLPVMAKNLLESVRLLAAASRLLADRTVDGITANAERAREYAESSPSVVTPLNKYLGYEEAAKIVKKSLAERKTIRQVVLESGHVERGALTVEQLDEALDVLRMTRP; encoded by the coding sequence ATGTCCGCAGCCGACGGGACCGACGGAACCGGCACGAACACCCCCACGACGACCGGCAGCGGCGGTGCGGGCGGCGACGGCCGCTACCGCGTCGAGCACGACTCGATGGGCGAGGTCCGGGTCCCCGCCGACGCCAAGTGGCGGGCCCAGACCCAGCGGGCGGTGGCCAACTTCCCGGTGTCGGGGCAGCGCCTCGAACCCTCCCATATCGCCGCGCTGGCCCGGGTCAAGGCCGCGGCGGCCGTGGTCAACGCCCGGCTGGGGGTACTGGAGGAGGACGTCGCCGGGGCGATCGCGGCGGCCGCCGCGGAGGTGGCCGCCGGACGCTGGGACGACCAGTTCCCGGTGGACGTCTTCCAGACCGGCTCCGGCACCTCGTCGAACATGAACATGAACGAGGTGCTGGCGACCCTGGCCGAGGAGCGGCTGGGACGGCCGGTCCATCCGAACGACCAGGTGAACGCCTCCCAGTCGTCGAACGACGTCTTCCCGTCCTCCATCCATATCGCCGCCACGGCCGCGGTCACCGGCGAGCTGATCCCGGCGCTGGAGCAGCTCGCCGGGTCCCTGGAGCGCAAGGCGGGCGAGTTCGCCCGGGTGGTCAAGTCGGGCCGGACGCATCTGATGGACGCCACGCCCGTCACCCTCGGGCAGGAGTTCGGCGGTTACGCGGCCCAGGTGCGGTACGGGGTGGAGCGGCTGCGGTCCTCGCTGCCCCGGCTCGCGGAGCTGCCGCTGGGCGGTACGGCGGTGGGCACCGGCATCAACACCCCGCCCGGTTTCCCGGCCGCCGTCATCGCGGAGGTCGCGAGGGCCACCGGACTGCCGCTGACGGAGGCGCGCGACCACTTCGAGGCGCAGGGCGCCCGGGACGGGCTGGTGGAGACCTCGGGCCAGCTGCGGACGATCGCGGTCTCCCTGACGAAGATCGCGAACGATCTGCGCTGGATGGCGAGCGGTCCGCGCACCGGGCTCGCCGAGATCAACCTCCCCGATCTCCAGCCCGGCTCGTCGATCATGCCGGGCAAGGTCAATCCGGTCGTCCCCGAGGCGGTGCTGATGGTCGCGGCGCAGGTGACCGGGAACGACACCACGGTCGCCGTGGCGGGGGCCGCGGGCAACTTCGAACTGAACGTGATGCTGCCGGTGATGGCGAAGAACCTGCTGGAGTCGGTACGGCTGCTGGCCGCGGCGTCCCGGCTGCTGGCCGACCGCACGGTCGACGGCATCACGGCCAATGCCGAGCGGGCGCGGGAGTACGCGGAGTCGTCGCCGTCGGTGGTGACACCGCTCAACAAGTACCTCGGCTACGAGGAGGCGGCGAAGATCGTGAAGAAGTCGCTGGCGGAACGGAAGACGATCCGGCAGGTGGTCCTGGAATCGGGCCATGTGGAGCGCGGCGCGCTGACCGTGGAGCAGCTGGACGAGGCCCTGGACGTGCTCCGTATGACCCGCCCCTGA
- a CDS encoding SpoIIE family protein phosphatase: protein MTEQPTSHEGRQPLAARSQERTRPRADAAAATADTVAAAAALSSPVPAPNGPVGGGVAQPPGPPSGPGAPGGPGGPGLPPGTPDPAGAARREGDRLRFVGAATRRIARGIDLDEIVLGLCRATVPTFSDAILVYLRDPLPVGDERPVSPFLLRLRRTDRLRLAEDGADFGGTGLLPVIDQHNELTPAAEQCEVRSGGALSEVLRGVRPVFGDSAAARAALPELLGADRTVPNGHRAILAPLRGRRRVIGAAVFLRRPDRPAFEPNDLLVAAQLATHTALGIDKAVLYGREAYIADELQRTMLPDSLPQPTGVKLASRYLPAAETARVGGDWYDAIPLPGSRVALVVGDVMGHSMTSAAIMGQLRTTAQTLAGLDLPPQEVLHHLDEQAQRLGTDRMATCMYAVYDPVSHRITIANAGHPPPILLHLGGRAEVLRVPSGAPIGVGGVDFEAVELDAPAGATLLLYTDGLVESRLRDVWTGIEQLRERLHATAQLTGPDHAPPLEALCDDVLDMLGPGDRDDDIALLAARFDGIAPSDVAYWFLEPEDAAPGRARRLARRALSRWGLEDLSDAVELLVSEVVTNAVRYAERPVTLRLLRTDVLRCEVGDDSPQLPRQRKARETDEGGRGLFLVNRLARRWGATRLSSGKVVWFELPTRP from the coding sequence GTGACGGAGCAGCCCACCTCCCATGAAGGCCGGCAGCCCTTGGCTGCCCGGTCGCAGGAACGCACCCGGCCCCGGGCGGACGCGGCCGCCGCCACAGCGGACACCGTCGCGGCAGCCGCTGCGCTCTCCTCGCCCGTCCCGGCGCCGAACGGCCCGGTCGGCGGAGGCGTGGCACAACCGCCCGGACCGCCCTCGGGCCCCGGTGCTCCGGGCGGTCCCGGAGGCCCCGGTCTGCCGCCCGGTACGCCCGACCCCGCGGGCGCCGCCCGCCGGGAGGGCGACCGGCTGCGTTTCGTGGGCGCCGCGACCCGCCGCATCGCCCGCGGTATAGACCTCGACGAGATCGTCCTCGGCCTGTGCCGGGCAACGGTGCCGACGTTCTCGGACGCGATCCTGGTCTATCTCCGCGATCCGCTGCCGGTCGGCGACGAACGCCCGGTCTCCCCGTTCCTGCTCCGGCTGCGCCGCACGGACCGGCTGCGTTTAGCAGAAGACGGTGCGGACTTCGGTGGTACGGGCCTGCTGCCCGTCATCGACCAGCACAACGAACTCACCCCGGCGGCCGAGCAGTGCGAGGTCCGCTCCGGCGGCGCGCTCTCCGAGGTGCTGCGCGGGGTGCGGCCCGTCTTCGGTGATTCGGCGGCGGCCCGCGCCGCGCTGCCCGAACTGCTGGGCGCGGACCGGACCGTGCCCAACGGCCACCGGGCGATCCTGGCCCCGCTGCGCGGGCGGCGCCGGGTGATCGGTGCTGCCGTCTTCCTGCGCCGTCCCGACCGGCCCGCCTTCGAGCCCAACGATCTGCTCGTCGCCGCCCAGCTGGCCACGCATACGGCGCTGGGCATCGACAAGGCGGTGCTGTACGGCCGGGAGGCGTATATCGCCGACGAGCTCCAGCGCACCATGCTGCCCGATTCGCTGCCCCAGCCCACGGGCGTGAAGCTGGCGTCCCGCTATCTCCCGGCGGCCGAGACCGCCCGGGTCGGCGGCGACTGGTACGACGCGATCCCGCTGCCCGGCAGCCGGGTCGCGCTCGTCGTCGGTGATGTCATGGGCCACTCGATGACCTCGGCCGCGATCATGGGCCAGCTGCGGACCACGGCCCAGACGCTGGCCGGTCTCGACCTGCCGCCGCAGGAGGTGCTGCACCACCTCGACGAGCAGGCCCAGCGGCTGGGCACCGACCGGATGGCGACCTGTATGTACGCGGTGTACGACCCGGTCTCGCACCGGATCACCATCGCCAACGCCGGTCATCCGCCGCCCATCCTGCTCCATCTGGGCGGCCGGGCCGAGGTGCTGCGGGTGCCGTCGGGCGCGCCCATCGGCGTCGGCGGGGTCGACTTCGAGGCCGTGGAGCTGGACGCCCCCGCCGGGGCCACCCTGCTCCTGTACACGGACGGTCTGGTGGAGTCCCGGCTGCGGGACGTCTGGACCGGTATCGAGCAGTTGCGGGAGCGGCTGCACGCCACGGCCCAGCTCACCGGCCCTGACCACGCCCCGCCGCTGGAGGCGCTCTGCGACGACGTCCTCGACATGCTGGGGCCGGGCGACCGGGACGACGACATCGCGCTGCTCGCGGCCCGTTTCGACGGGATCGCGCCCAGTGACGTCGCCTACTGGTTCCTGGAACCGGAGGATGCGGCCCCGGGCCGAGCCCGCCGCCTCGCCCGGCGGGCGCTGTCCCGCTGGGGTCTGGAGGATCTGTCCGACGCGGTGGAGCTGCTGGTCAGCGAGGTGGTGACCAATGCCGTGCGGTACGCGGAGCGGCCGGTCACCCTGCGGCTGCTGCGGACGGACGTCCTGCGCTGCGAGGTCGGCGACGACTCCCCGCAGCTGCCCCGCCAGCGCAAGGCGCGGGAGACGGACGAGGGCGGACGCGGACTCTTCCTGGTGAACCGGCTGGCCCGCCGCTGGGGCGCGACCCGCCTCTCCAGCGGCAAGGTCGTCTGGTTCGAACTGCCGACGAGGCCGTAG
- the fomD gene encoding cytidylyl-2-hydroxypropylphosphonate hydrolase has product MTGTEQTEQTEGSERAGGTARRWRAGEHILWRYRDHGGPGRPPGDPGFAICRPVTVVRDTPELLAVWLAPGTECVRPALADGSPLHEQPLATRYTVPRTAVRDQWHGAGVLKLARPGEPWSVWLFWDEEWEFRSWYVNLEQPHTRWSAGIDSQDHFLDISVFPDRSWLWRDEDEFAEARRAGLIGVAEAARIQQAGRAAVAAIRAWDAPFRDGWEHWRPDPAWPVPALPADWGRTPARARL; this is encoded by the coding sequence ATGACAGGCACGGAACAGACGGAGCAGACGGAAGGGTCGGAGCGGGCGGGCGGGACGGCGCGCCGCTGGCGGGCCGGTGAGCACATCCTCTGGCGCTACCGGGATCACGGCGGCCCCGGCAGACCACCCGGCGATCCGGGGTTCGCGATCTGCCGCCCCGTGACCGTCGTCCGCGACACCCCCGAGCTGCTCGCCGTCTGGCTGGCACCGGGCACGGAGTGCGTACGCCCGGCCCTTGCCGACGGCTCCCCGCTGCACGAACAGCCGCTGGCCACCCGCTACACGGTGCCCCGGACGGCCGTCCGCGACCAGTGGCACGGCGCGGGCGTGCTCAAGCTCGCCCGGCCCGGCGAGCCGTGGTCGGTGTGGCTCTTCTGGGACGAGGAGTGGGAGTTCCGGAGCTGGTACGTCAACCTGGAACAGCCGCATACCCGTTGGAGTGCGGGAATCGACTCCCAGGATCACTTTCTGGACATCTCGGTATTTCCCGACCGGAGCTGGCTCTGGCGGGACGAGGACGAGTTCGCCGAGGCCCGGCGCGCCGGACTGATCGGGGTGGCGGAGGCCGCCCGGATCCAGCAGGCGGGGCGCGCGGCCGTGGCGGCGATCCGCGCCTGGGACGCGCCGTTCCGGGACGGCTGGGAGCACTGGCGGCCCGATCCCGCCTGGCCGGTCCCGGCACTGCCCGCCGACTGGGGGCGCACGCCCGCGCGCGCACGGCTCTGA
- a CDS encoding WhiB family transcriptional regulator — protein MLQLPYQSLQVAAVPSQRAPAREDQDGPWHAEAVCRRDEAGLFFAPSKEPTAARLSREEAAKRVCARCPVMVECRDHALLQPEPYGVWGGLTAAERRVLLARRRRRAAEEKKTAAA, from the coding sequence GTGCTGCAACTGCCGTACCAGTCCTTGCAGGTGGCCGCCGTGCCTTCCCAGCGGGCACCCGCCAGGGAAGACCAGGACGGGCCCTGGCACGCGGAAGCCGTCTGCCGCAGGGACGAGGCCGGTCTGTTCTTCGCCCCCTCCAAGGAGCCCACGGCCGCCCGGCTGTCGCGAGAGGAAGCCGCGAAGCGGGTCTGCGCGCGCTGCCCCGTCATGGTGGAGTGCCGCGACCACGCCCTGCTCCAGCCCGAGCCCTACGGGGTCTGGGGCGGACTGACGGCGGCGGAGCGCCGGGTACTGCTGGCCCGCAGGCGACGCCGGGCCGCCGAGGAGAAGAAGACCGCGGCCGCCTGA
- a CDS encoding catalase, translating to MSPGGRTLVSDTPYTTNNAGIPVESDEHSLSVGPDGPVLLQDHYLIEKMAQFNRERVPERVVHAKGSGAYGFFEVTNDVSQFTKADLFQPGKRTEMLARFSTVAGEQGSPDTWRDPRGFALKFYTEHGNYDMVGNNTPIFFVRDAQKFQDFIRSQKRHPATGLRNNDMQWDFWTLSPETAHQVTWLMGDRGIPKSYRFMNGYSSHTYMWVNRGGERFWVKYHFKTDQGVDFLTQAEADELAGSDADRHRRDLYESIASGNAPSWTLYMQIMPFDDAPGYRFNPFDLTKVWPHGDYPLIEVGRMVLDRNPEDYFVHIEQAAFEPSNLVPGIGPSPDKMLLGRLFSYPDTHRYRIGPNYAQLPPNRPHSVVASYAKDGPMRYEPANTARPYAPNSYGGPAADTAQFGEIAGWASAGEMVREAYALHPEDDDWGQAGTLVRKVLDDAARDRLVSNVSGHLKDGVSRPVLDRAVQYWRNIDKTVGDRIAKEVNGG from the coding sequence ATGTCTCCCGGCGGGAGGACGCTCGTGTCCGATACCCCCTACACCACCAACAACGCCGGCATTCCGGTGGAGAGCGACGAGCACTCCCTCTCCGTCGGGCCCGACGGCCCGGTCCTGCTCCAGGACCACTACCTGATCGAGAAGATGGCCCAGTTCAATCGCGAACGGGTCCCCGAGCGGGTGGTGCACGCCAAGGGTTCGGGTGCGTACGGCTTCTTCGAGGTGACGAACGACGTCAGCCAGTTCACCAAGGCCGACCTCTTCCAGCCCGGGAAGCGCACCGAGATGCTGGCCCGGTTCTCCACGGTCGCGGGTGAGCAGGGCTCCCCCGACACCTGGCGCGATCCGCGCGGTTTCGCCCTGAAGTTCTACACCGAGCACGGCAACTACGACATGGTCGGCAACAACACGCCGATCTTCTTCGTCCGGGACGCGCAGAAGTTCCAGGACTTCATCCGCTCGCAGAAGCGCCATCCGGCGACCGGGCTGCGCAACAACGACATGCAGTGGGACTTCTGGACCCTCTCCCCCGAGACGGCGCACCAGGTGACCTGGCTGATGGGCGACCGCGGCATCCCGAAGTCGTACCGCTTCATGAACGGCTACAGCTCCCACACCTATATGTGGGTCAACCGCGGCGGCGAGCGGTTCTGGGTGAAGTACCACTTCAAGACCGACCAGGGCGTGGACTTCCTCACCCAGGCCGAGGCGGACGAGCTGGCCGGGTCGGACGCGGACCGGCACCGCCGGGATCTGTACGAGTCGATCGCGTCGGGGAACGCCCCGAGCTGGACGCTGTACATGCAGATCATGCCGTTCGACGATGCGCCGGGCTACCGCTTCAACCCCTTCGACCTGACGAAGGTGTGGCCGCACGGCGACTATCCGCTGATCGAAGTCGGCCGGATGGTGCTGGACCGCAATCCGGAGGACTACTTCGTCCATATCGAACAGGCCGCGTTCGAGCCGTCGAACCTGGTGCCGGGCATCGGGCCGTCGCCGGACAAGATGCTCCTCGGGCGGCTGTTCTCGTACCCGGACACCCACCGGTACCGGATCGGCCCGAACTATGCGCAGTTGCCGCCGAACCGGCCGCACTCGGTGGTCGCCTCGTACGCCAAGGACGGGCCGATGCGGTACGAGCCGGCGAACACGGCGCGGCCCTATGCGCCCAACTCCTACGGCGGGCCCGCGGCGGACACCGCGCAGTTCGGCGAGATCGCGGGCTGGGCGAGCGCGGGCGAGATGGTCCGGGAGGCGTACGCGCTGCACCCGGAGGACGACGACTGGGGGCAGGCGGGCACCCTGGTGCGGAAGGTGCTCGACGACGCCGCCCGTGACCGGCTGGTGTCGAACGTGTCCGGGCATCTGAAGGACGGGGTGTCCCGGCCGGTGCTCGACCGGGCGGTCCAGTACTGGCGCAATATCGACAAGACGGTCGGCGACCGGATCGCCAAGGAGGTCAACGGCGGCTGA
- a CDS encoding ricin-type beta-trefoil lectin domain protein → MTHGKRTARRRLRCTVAAAAALAAGLVGLASPTAGADPGRTAQAAAASVPLPPALETIRAAEAVKLYGSPAERPLAERKTGLISLGDSEISGEGIGSYEPGTDGPSNWCHRSPDAAIHRTGIAADVTFNVACSGAYTGNIRIGGTKQYADELVQSDNLAIKARNTRIKMVLLVAGANDDLQFGPVMTDCVVRYVTLQGPCAPKYGPGWQARVDALVPKVEATVGDLRTVMRGAGYADGDYKLVVMGYPGPIGPDFRDNPNFPGKLICGGMGYDADTVWGRNTAVPLFERGMRQAAAASGAVYLDNSRLFHGHEVCMEDTWARGLHLELSNPFPPDENTARQSFHPNYRGHGAFASCLTQMYNANAREASCAETNSDGRPVLRTLAWDDVYKPLKNQATGQCLDVTGSVTANGTGVVGWGCHGGRNQGWWQDPAAGSVHTELTQDRCLDVPGANYRSGAELIVWNCSGAANQRFVRVDGTLRPAAATSLCATHESSQAPVRLRPCTAGAANQRFV, encoded by the coding sequence ATGACGCACGGAAAACGCACCGCCCGCCGAAGGCTGCGATGTACGGTGGCCGCCGCGGCCGCCCTCGCGGCCGGACTGGTCGGCCTGGCCTCGCCCACCGCCGGAGCGGACCCGGGCCGTACGGCGCAGGCCGCGGCCGCCTCCGTACCGCTTCCGCCCGCGCTGGAGACCATCCGCGCCGCAGAGGCCGTAAAGCTCTACGGCAGCCCCGCCGAACGCCCCCTCGCCGAACGCAAGACCGGACTCATCTCCCTCGGTGACAGCGAGATCTCCGGCGAGGGCATCGGCTCGTACGAGCCCGGTACCGACGGCCCGTCCAACTGGTGCCACCGCTCACCCGACGCCGCGATCCACCGCACCGGAATCGCCGCCGACGTCACCTTCAACGTCGCCTGCTCCGGCGCGTACACCGGCAACATCCGCATCGGCGGCACCAAGCAGTACGCCGACGAGCTGGTCCAGAGCGACAATCTGGCCATCAAGGCGCGCAACACCCGCATCAAGATGGTCCTGCTCGTCGCCGGGGCCAACGACGACCTCCAGTTCGGCCCGGTCATGACCGACTGCGTGGTGCGGTACGTGACCCTCCAGGGCCCCTGCGCCCCCAAGTACGGCCCCGGCTGGCAGGCCCGGGTCGACGCCCTCGTCCCCAAGGTGGAGGCGACGGTCGGCGATCTGCGGACCGTGATGCGCGGCGCGGGCTACGCGGACGGCGACTACAAGCTCGTCGTCATGGGCTACCCCGGCCCCATCGGACCCGACTTCCGCGACAATCCGAACTTCCCCGGCAAGCTGATCTGCGGCGGGATGGGGTACGACGCCGACACCGTCTGGGGCCGCAATACCGCCGTACCCCTCTTCGAACGCGGTATGCGCCAGGCCGCTGCCGCAAGCGGCGCCGTCTACCTCGACAACTCCCGTCTCTTCCACGGGCACGAGGTCTGCATGGAGGACACCTGGGCCCGGGGCCTCCACCTCGAACTCTCCAACCCCTTCCCGCCGGACGAGAACACCGCCCGGCAGTCCTTCCACCCCAACTACCGGGGCCACGGGGCCTTCGCGTCCTGTCTGACCCAGATGTACAACGCGAATGCCCGGGAGGCGAGCTGCGCCGAGACCAACTCCGACGGCCGGCCCGTGCTGCGCACCCTGGCCTGGGACGACGTCTACAAACCACTGAAGAACCAGGCGACCGGGCAGTGCCTCGATGTCACCGGCTCGGTGACGGCCAACGGCACCGGGGTCGTCGGCTGGGGCTGCCACGGCGGCCGCAACCAGGGCTGGTGGCAGGACCCGGCGGCCGGTTCCGTCCACACCGAACTCACCCAGGACCGGTGCCTCGACGTCCCCGGGGCGAACTACCGGTCGGGTGCGGAACTGATCGTGTGGAACTGCTCAGGGGCGGCGAACCAGCGCTTCGTACGGGTGGACGGCACCCTGCGTCCCGCGGCGGCGACGTCCCTGTGCGCGACGCACGAGTCGTCGCAGGCACCGGTCCGGCTCCGGCCCTGCACGGCGGGCGCGGCGAACCAGCGCTTCGTCTGA
- a CDS encoding DUF1707 SHOCT-like domain-containing protein: MDLEKHHPQQPAAPTAPGPAPAAGAGPSDAIRASDADRDRIADILREALAEGRLDTEEHSERIEAVYRAKTLGELQPIVRDLPAAAQAKPAGSAPYAYGPEAGTAPPENVIAVFSGATRKGRWNIGRRTNAFSLFGAVELDLTQAMFQQRVTVINATAVFGSVEVRVPENVTLRGNGSGVFGSFEISGQEAADPEAPVVVISGFAVFGSVEARPKRGRRVADLHNRLRKHLS; this comes from the coding sequence GTGGACCTCGAAAAGCACCACCCCCAGCAGCCCGCCGCTCCCACGGCGCCCGGGCCCGCCCCCGCCGCCGGGGCCGGCCCTTCCGACGCGATCCGCGCGTCGGACGCCGACCGGGACCGGATCGCCGACATCCTCCGGGAGGCGCTGGCCGAGGGCCGGCTGGACACGGAGGAGCACTCCGAGCGCATCGAGGCCGTCTACCGGGCCAAGACCCTGGGCGAGTTGCAGCCCATCGTGCGCGATCTGCCTGCGGCGGCGCAGGCGAAGCCCGCCGGATCGGCTCCCTATGCCTACGGCCCCGAAGCGGGCACGGCCCCGCCGGAGAACGTGATCGCCGTCTTCTCCGGCGCCACCCGCAAGGGCCGCTGGAACATCGGCAGACGGACGAACGCCTTCTCCCTCTTCGGCGCCGTCGAGCTCGACCTCACCCAGGCGATGTTCCAGCAGCGGGTCACGGTGATCAACGCGACCGCGGTCTTCGGCAGCGTCGAGGTCCGCGTCCCCGAGAACGTCACCCTCCGGGGCAACGGCAGCGGTGTCTTCGGCAGTTTCGAGATCAGTGGCCAGGAGGCCGCCGACCCCGAGGCCCCCGTGGTGGTCATCAGCGGATTCGCGGTTTTCGGCAGCGTCGAGGCACGGCCCAAGCGCGGCCGCCGGGTCGCCGATCTCCACAACCGCCTGCGGAAACACCTGAGCTGA
- a CDS encoding fumarate hydratase, producing MPEFVYSDLLPLGEDTTPYRLVTSEGVSTFEADGRTFLKVEPEALRRLAAEAMHDISHYLRPAHLTQLRRIVDDPEASSNDKFVALDLLKNANIAAAGVLPMCQDTGTAIVMGKRGQNVLTSGRDEEALSHGVYDAYTKLNLRYSQMAPLTMWEEKNTGSNLPAQIELYATDGGAYKFLFMAKGGGSANKSFLYQETKAVLNEAAMMRFLEEKIRSLGTAACPPYHLAIVVGGTSAEYALKTAKYASAHYLDELPTEGSPTGHGFRDKELEEKVFELTQRIGIGAQFGGKYFCHDVRVVRLPRHGASLPVAIAVSCSADRQAVAKITAEGVFLEQLETDPARFLPDTTDEHLDTSGDVVRIDLNRPMDEILAELTKYPVKTRLSLTGPLVVARDIAHAKIKERLDAGEEMPSYLKDHPVYYAGPAKTPEGYASGSFGPTTAGRMDSYVEQFQAAGGSRVMLAKGNRSKQVTDACAAHGGFYLGSIGGPAARLAQDCIKKVEVVEYEELGMEAVWRIEVEDFPAFVVVDDKGNDFFTEPAPAPTFTSIPVRGPGLG from the coding sequence ATGCCGGAATTCGTGTACTCCGATCTGCTCCCTCTGGGAGAGGACACCACCCCCTACCGTCTGGTGACCTCCGAGGGCGTCTCCACCTTCGAGGCCGACGGACGCACGTTCCTCAAGGTCGAGCCGGAGGCGCTGCGGCGGCTCGCGGCCGAGGCGATGCACGACATCTCGCACTATCTGCGCCCCGCGCACCTCACCCAGCTGCGGCGGATCGTCGACGACCCGGAGGCGTCGTCGAACGACAAGTTCGTCGCGCTCGACCTGCTGAAGAACGCGAACATCGCCGCCGCGGGCGTCCTGCCCATGTGCCAGGACACCGGTACGGCGATCGTGATGGGCAAGCGCGGCCAGAACGTGCTGACCTCCGGCCGGGACGAGGAGGCGCTCTCGCACGGTGTCTACGACGCCTACACCAAGCTCAACCTCCGCTACTCCCAGATGGCGCCGCTGACCATGTGGGAGGAGAAGAACACGGGCTCCAACCTGCCCGCGCAGATCGAGCTGTACGCCACCGACGGCGGCGCCTACAAGTTCCTCTTCATGGCCAAGGGCGGCGGCTCGGCGAACAAGTCGTTCCTCTACCAGGAGACCAAGGCGGTCCTCAACGAGGCCGCGATGATGCGGTTCCTGGAGGAGAAGATCCGCTCCCTGGGCACGGCCGCCTGCCCGCCGTACCACCTGGCGATCGTGGTCGGCGGCACCTCCGCCGAGTACGCCCTGAAGACCGCGAAGTACGCCTCCGCGCACTACCTCGACGAGCTGCCCACGGAGGGTTCGCCCACCGGGCACGGCTTCCGGGACAAGGAGCTGGAGGAGAAGGTCTTCGAGCTGACCCAGCGGATCGGCATCGGCGCCCAGTTCGGCGGCAAGTACTTCTGCCACGACGTGCGTGTGGTCCGGCTGCCGCGGCACGGCGCCTCGCTGCCCGTCGCCATCGCCGTCTCCTGCTCCGCCGACCGCCAGGCGGTCGCGAAGATCACCGCCGAGGGCGTGTTCCTGGAGCAGCTGGAGACCGACCCGGCGCGATTCCTGCCCGACACCACCGACGAGCACCTCGACACCTCGGGCGACGTGGTGCGCATCGACCTCAACCGGCCCATGGACGAGATCCTCGCCGAGCTGACCAAGTACCCCGTCAAGACCCGGCTCTCCCTCACCGGACCGCTGGTCGTGGCGCGCGATATCGCCCACGCCAAGATCAAGGAGCGGCTGGACGCGGGCGAGGAGATGCCCTCGTACCTGAAGGACCACCCCGTCTACTACGCCGGCCCGGCGAAGACCCCCGAGGGCTATGCCTCCGGGTCCTTCGGTCCGACGACGGCGGGCCGGATGGACTCGTACGTCGAGCAGTTCCAGGCGGCGGGCGGCTCCAGGGTGATGCTCGCCAAGGGCAACCGCAGCAAGCAGGTCACGGACGCCTGTGCCGCGCACGGCGGCTTCTACCTGGGCTCCATCGGCGGTCCCGCGGCCCGGCTGGCGCAGGACTGCATCAAGAAGGTGGAGGTCGTCGAGTACGAGGAGCTGGGGATGGAGGCGGTCTGGCGGATCGAGGTGGAGGACTTCCCCGCCTTCGTCGTCGTCGACGACAAGGGGAACGACTTCTTCACGGAGCCGGCTCCCGCGCCGACGTTCACGTCGATCCCGGTCCGCGGCCCCGGCCTGGGCTGA